From one Methylomonas paludis genomic stretch:
- the lptE gene encoding LPS assembly lipoprotein LptE: MKQAIGGILLFCALLSGCGYHLRGSLDLPESLRNVYMAGASASLQSEMVSMLRASKAKLSDTTMNAGIILKVLKEDMSNRVLSIGTTGKSTESELNYYLRFQFYDNQDKPLMDEQTIEIAREYFNDQTAVLAKSNEDLTIRAEIYKQAARMLMARAGIAIENQKK; the protein is encoded by the coding sequence ATGAAACAGGCTATCGGCGGCATATTATTGTTCTGCGCACTACTAAGCGGTTGCGGCTATCATTTGCGCGGCTCGCTGGATTTACCGGAATCGCTGCGCAATGTCTATATGGCGGGGGCATCGGCTTCATTGCAATCGGAAATGGTATCCATGCTGCGTGCCTCCAAAGCCAAACTGTCGGATACCACCATGAATGCCGGTATTATTCTGAAAGTGCTGAAAGAGGATATGAGTAACCGGGTATTATCTATCGGCACCACCGGTAAATCCACCGAATCCGAATTGAATTATTATCTGCGCTTTCAGTTTTATGATAACCAGGATAAGCCTTTGATGGACGAACAAACCATCGAAATTGCCCGCGAGTATTTTAACGACCAAACCGCAGTACTGGCTAAATCCAACGAAGACCTGACCATCCGCGCCGAGATTTATAAGCAGGCAGCCCGCATGTTGATGGCCCGTGCCGGTATTGCCATTGAAAATCAAAAAAAATAA
- a CDS encoding HugZ family protein, translated as MTQITDYQALLSTQKSLQLATSSPDGNADISYAPFTLDDNRFYIYVSALAKHTANMLHSGQAGVLIIQPEAEADNIFARRRLSFNCRVQEISKGLPDYARLLELMQQRFGNIIGLLSSLPDFHLLQLSPQTGLYVAGFGKAMTVDLSLGLAAAG; from the coding sequence ATGACTCAAATCACTGATTATCAGGCTTTGCTGAGCACCCAAAAAAGCCTGCAACTGGCAACCAGCAGCCCGGACGGCAACGCCGACATTAGTTACGCGCCGTTTACGCTGGATGACAACCGGTTTTATATCTATGTCAGCGCCTTGGCCAAACATACTGCCAATATGCTGCACAGCGGCCAGGCCGGAGTGTTAATCATCCAGCCGGAAGCCGAAGCCGACAATATCTTTGCCCGGCGGCGGCTAAGCTTTAATTGCCGGGTGCAGGAAATCAGCAAAGGCTTACCAGACTATGCCCGGCTGTTAGAGTTGATGCAGCAACGCTTTGGCAACATCATTGGGCTATTGAGCAGCCTGCCGGATTTTCACCTATTGCAGTTAAGCCCGCAAACCGGGCTGTATGTGGCCGGGTTTGGCAAAGCCATGACAGTGGATTTAAGTTTGGGCCTGGCTGCTGCCGGGTAG
- the leuS gene encoding leucine--tRNA ligase yields MEEHYNPQTIEQKIQADWEVSGVYAAHENTGKEKYYCLSMFPYPSGKLHMGHVRNYTIGDVISRFQRLQGKHVLQPMGWDAFGLPAENAAMLNKVHPADWTHSNIDYMRDQLKRLGFGYDWGRELATCDPDYYRWEQWFFLRLLAKDLVYKKTAPVNWCPHDQTVLANEQVIDGCCWRCDTPVEKKEISQWFLKITAYADELLSALDGLPGWPEQVRTMQANWIGRSEGVEMDFGVAGFEQPIRIYTTRPDTLMGVTYVAVAAEHPVALKAAETNPEVAAFLEECKHMETSEAALETMEKRGINSGFVAVHPLTGEEVPVWIANFVLMNYGTGAVMSVPAHDQRDYEFAKKYLIAIKAVIRAADAAVDISEQAFTDKGVLFNSGEFDGLNSAEAFSAIAAKLSDLGKGERKTNFRLRDWGVSRQRYWGAPIPVIYCDDCGTVPVPDDQLPITLPRDVVLDGSQAPLAAHPTFPHTTCPQCGKAARRETDTFDTFMESSWYFARYASADATSGMLDERANYWLPVDYYIGGIEHAILHLLYARFYTKLLRDEGLVACDEPFKNLLTQGMVVAETFYQFDEHGHKVYFNLTQIDVERDSKGKIISAKLLSDGSPVTVGAVEKMSKSKNNGVDPQVLIDKYGADTVRLYTMFTSPPEQSLEWNDAGVEGAFRFLKRLWRLVHQHVASGIPAALEVATLTDAQKDLRRQLHHTLQKVTDDMARRHTFNTAIAVNMELLNALAKFEDDSNNGLAVRQEVLEFVVLMLSPIIPHISQQLWGHLGHASDIVTADWPVLDETALQQDAIEMVIQVNGKLRGKFSVAVTASKADIEALVLADEHVQRYIDGKPIKKLIVVPQKLVNIVV; encoded by the coding sequence GGGAAGTATCAGGCGTGTACGCCGCCCATGAAAATACCGGCAAGGAAAAATACTACTGTCTGTCCATGTTTCCTTATCCTAGCGGCAAATTGCACATGGGCCATGTCCGCAATTACACCATAGGCGATGTTATCAGCCGGTTTCAGCGGCTGCAGGGCAAACATGTGTTGCAGCCTATGGGTTGGGATGCCTTTGGTTTGCCGGCGGAAAATGCCGCCATGCTCAACAAAGTACATCCGGCTGACTGGACGCATTCCAATATAGACTATATGCGCGATCAGTTGAAACGCCTGGGCTTTGGTTACGACTGGGGGCGGGAGCTGGCGACTTGCGATCCGGATTATTACCGCTGGGAGCAATGGTTCTTCCTGCGCCTGCTGGCCAAAGACCTGGTTTATAAAAAAACCGCTCCGGTTAACTGGTGTCCGCATGATCAGACCGTACTGGCTAACGAACAGGTGATAGACGGTTGTTGCTGGCGTTGTGATACTCCGGTTGAGAAAAAAGAAATTTCGCAGTGGTTTTTAAAAATCACGGCTTATGCCGACGAATTGTTAAGTGCACTGGATGGCCTACCCGGTTGGCCGGAGCAGGTCCGCACCATGCAGGCCAACTGGATAGGCCGCTCTGAAGGCGTAGAAATGGATTTTGGTGTGGCCGGTTTTGAACAGCCGATCCGTATTTACACCACCCGACCTGATACGCTGATGGGCGTAACTTATGTGGCGGTAGCGGCCGAGCATCCGGTTGCCCTGAAAGCGGCTGAAACCAATCCTGAAGTTGCGGCATTTTTGGAAGAATGCAAACACATGGAAACCTCCGAAGCTGCTCTGGAAACCATGGAAAAACGCGGCATTAATTCCGGCTTTGTGGCAGTGCATCCTTTGACTGGTGAAGAAGTACCGGTCTGGATCGCCAATTTTGTCTTAATGAATTACGGCACCGGGGCGGTGATGTCGGTGCCGGCACATGATCAGCGTGATTATGAGTTCGCCAAAAAATATTTGATCGCTATTAAAGCAGTAATTCGCGCCGCCGACGCTGCTGTCGATATTAGTGAACAGGCATTTACCGATAAAGGTGTACTGTTTAATTCCGGCGAGTTTGATGGCTTGAATTCTGCCGAGGCATTTTCTGCCATTGCCGCCAAACTATCCGACCTGGGCAAGGGCGAACGTAAAACCAATTTCCGGTTGCGCGACTGGGGTGTATCCCGGCAACGTTACTGGGGGGCGCCGATTCCGGTGATTTATTGCGATGATTGCGGTACCGTGCCGGTGCCGGATGATCAGTTACCGATCACTTTGCCGCGTGATGTGGTGCTGGATGGCTCACAAGCGCCGCTGGCTGCCCATCCAACCTTCCCACATACGACTTGTCCGCAATGCGGCAAAGCAGCTCGCCGTGAAACCGACACCTTCGATACCTTTATGGAATCGTCCTGGTATTTTGCCCGTTACGCCAGCGCCGATGCCACTAGCGGCATGCTGGATGAACGCGCCAATTATTGGCTGCCGGTGGATTACTATATCGGCGGCATAGAACACGCTATTCTGCATTTGCTGTATGCACGGTTTTATACCAAGTTGCTACGCGATGAAGGTCTGGTGGCTTGCGACGAGCCGTTCAAAAATCTGTTGACCCAGGGTATGGTGGTGGCGGAAACGTTTTATCAGTTTGATGAACACGGCCATAAAGTGTATTTCAATCTAACCCAGATTGACGTGGAACGGGACAGCAAAGGCAAAATTATCAGCGCCAAATTATTGAGCGATGGTTCGCCGGTGACGGTGGGTGCCGTGGAAAAAATGTCCAAATCCAAAAATAACGGCGTTGATCCGCAAGTATTGATTGATAAATACGGTGCCGATACCGTGCGCCTGTACACCATGTTTACCTCACCACCTGAGCAATCTCTGGAATGGAACGATGCCGGCGTGGAAGGCGCTTTCCGCTTCCTGAAACGCTTGTGGCGTTTGGTGCATCAGCATGTGGCAAGTGGTATTCCGGCAGCACTGGAGGTGGCGACTTTGACCGATGCCCAGAAAGATCTGCGCCGCCAATTGCATCATACTTTGCAAAAAGTGACCGATGACATGGCTCGCCGCCATACTTTTAACACTGCGATTGCGGTGAATATGGAGTTATTGAACGCGCTGGCCAAATTTGAAGATGACAGCAACAATGGTCTGGCCGTGCGCCAGGAAGTGCTGGAGTTTGTGGTGCTGATGCTGTCGCCCATTATTCCGCATATCAGCCAGCAACTCTGGGGACATTTGGGCCACGCTAGCGATATTGTCACGGCTGACTGGCCGGTACTGGATGAAACTGCCCTGCAGCAGGATGCCATTGAGATGGTGATACAGGTGAACGGCAAGTTGCGCGGCAAGTTTTCGGTAGCGGTAACCGCTTCCAAAGCAGATATTGAAGCGCTGGTCTTGGCAGATGAACATGTTCAGCGGTATATTGATGGCAAACCCATCAAAAAATTGATTGTGGTACCGCAAAAACTGGTCAATATCGTTGTTTAA
- a CDS encoding DNA-3-methyladenine glycosylase I encodes MQKCIWALASAAEEQYHDQEWGVPLYDDHKLFEFLILEGAQAGLSWRTILNKRDSYRLAFDQFDAQKMAAYDETKLAELQLNPGIIRNRLKIRAAALNAQAFVNIQAQYGSFAEYIWQFVDGKPRQNHWQSHADIPAFSPESEHMSKALTKQGFKFVGKTICYAYMQAVGMVNDHTVTCYRHSQLS; translated from the coding sequence ATGCAAAAATGTATTTGGGCTTTAGCCAGTGCCGCTGAGGAACAGTATCACGACCAGGAATGGGGCGTACCGCTGTACGACGACCATAAACTCTTCGAGTTTTTGATTTTAGAGGGTGCACAGGCCGGTTTGAGCTGGCGAACCATTCTGAATAAACGCGACAGCTACCGACTGGCGTTTGATCAATTTGATGCGCAAAAAATGGCCGCTTATGATGAAACCAAACTGGCTGAGCTGCAGTTGAATCCAGGCATTATCAGAAACCGTTTGAAAATCCGCGCCGCTGCGCTTAATGCCCAGGCCTTTGTCAACATCCAGGCCCAGTATGGCAGTTTTGCCGAGTATATCTGGCAGTTTGTGGACGGTAAACCCCGCCAGAACCATTGGCAAAGCCATGCCGACATCCCTGCGTTCAGTCCGGAATCGGAACACATGAGCAAAGCTTTAACCAAACAGGGCTTTAAATTTGTCGGCAAAACCATTTGTTATGCCTATATGCAGGCGGTGGGTATGGTCAACGATCATACCGTGACTTGCTATCGACACAGTCAGTTGTCATGA
- the holA gene encoding DNA polymerase III subunit delta encodes MQIKLEQLTAGLSKQLLPVYLISGDEPLQVGEAADDIRKAARQAGYGNREVLAIDDTNHWQELLTEADSLSIFADKKLIDLRLPSAKPGLEGSKTLVSYCRNLPEHTILLITMGKLESTALKAQWYQAIDAVGGTVRVWPLQGQDLLNWLQRRAERRGMHFETEALRILAGRIEGNLLAAAQEIEKLYIQHGEQRITKAIIEADVADSARFDVFKLSDALLAGSLNRVTKILHGLQAEAVAAPVVLWALSREARLLLNLHTELKSSAHPETVFKKLQVWDMRKSAVQAALARLKMADVQYILQNCTLADQQIKGQLAGDSWEKLFEICVLFCQPALPRLRA; translated from the coding sequence ATGCAGATCAAGCTTGAGCAATTGACGGCAGGCTTGAGCAAACAACTGCTGCCGGTTTATTTGATTAGTGGCGATGAGCCCCTGCAAGTGGGTGAGGCTGCCGATGATATCCGCAAAGCCGCCCGGCAGGCCGGGTACGGCAATCGCGAAGTGCTGGCCATAGATGATACTAATCACTGGCAGGAATTGCTGACCGAAGCGGACAGTTTATCCATTTTTGCTGATAAAAAACTGATTGATTTGCGGCTGCCTTCTGCCAAGCCCGGCCTGGAAGGCAGTAAAACCTTGGTTAGTTATTGCCGGAATTTACCGGAACACACCATATTGTTAATCACTATGGGTAAGCTGGAAAGCACTGCCTTAAAAGCACAATGGTATCAAGCCATAGACGCTGTGGGTGGCACCGTGCGGGTTTGGCCCCTGCAAGGCCAGGATTTGCTGAACTGGTTACAACGCCGAGCTGAACGGCGCGGAATGCATTTTGAAACCGAAGCCTTACGGATATTGGCCGGGCGCATAGAAGGCAATCTGCTGGCCGCCGCGCAGGAAATAGAAAAACTTTATATCCAGCATGGTGAACAACGAATCACTAAAGCAATTATCGAAGCGGATGTGGCGGACAGTGCCCGTTTTGATGTGTTTAAACTAAGCGATGCCTTGTTGGCCGGCAGCCTGAACCGGGTGACGAAAATCCTGCATGGTTTGCAGGCCGAAGCGGTGGCAGCACCCGTGGTATTGTGGGCGCTAAGCCGAGAAGCCCGATTATTGTTAAACCTGCATACTGAACTCAAATCATCTGCACACCCAGAAACTGTTTTTAAGAAACTACAGGTTTGGGACATGCGCAAGTCTGCGGTGCAGGCCGCCCTAGCCCGGCTTAAAATGGCGGATGTGCAATATATTTTGCAAAATTGCACCCTGGCTGATCAGCAGATCAAGGGTCAACTGGCTGGTGACAGCTGGGAAAAATTATTTGAAATTTGTGTATTGTTTTGTCAGCCGGCCCTACCGCGTTTGCGTGCTTGA
- the moaA gene encoding GTP 3',8-cyclase MoaA encodes MSDSRLTSPLIDRFGRVVNYLRVSVTDRCDFRCVYCMSETMQFLPRAHILTLEEIQFICQTFVELGVTKIRITGGEPLVRQGVLGLLQELGRLPGLNELVMTTNGSRLAQMADQIKAAGVKRLNISLDTLDAAKFKAITRTGDIEQVLMGINAARTAGFNKIKLNAVILKNRNHHEVTDLVQFAVDKELDISFIEEMPLGVIDEHQRSECYYPSHLIKSDLQNRFELNAVTDSTGGPSSYFKVQDSHTRVGFISPHSANFCSTCNRVRLTAEGRLLLCLGNEDSVDLKAVVRAYPGDMDRLKQTIIAAMQIKPEKHTFNIHEQAIIMRHMSATGG; translated from the coding sequence ATGTCTGATAGTCGGCTAACAAGCCCCTTGATTGACCGTTTTGGCCGGGTAGTCAACTATTTACGGGTGTCTGTCACAGATCGCTGCGATTTCCGTTGTGTGTACTGCATGTCGGAAACCATGCAGTTTTTACCGCGTGCGCATATATTAACGCTGGAAGAAATTCAGTTTATCTGTCAGACCTTTGTGGAACTGGGTGTCACTAAAATACGCATTACCGGTGGTGAACCGCTGGTACGGCAAGGTGTATTAGGTTTATTGCAGGAGTTGGGCCGCTTACCCGGCTTAAATGAGCTGGTGATGACCACTAATGGTTCCAGACTGGCGCAAATGGCCGACCAAATTAAAGCCGCCGGCGTGAAACGCCTGAACATCAGCCTGGATACGCTGGATGCGGCCAAGTTTAAGGCCATTACCCGTACCGGTGATATTGAGCAGGTACTGATGGGCATTAATGCGGCGCGTACTGCCGGTTTTAACAAAATTAAACTGAATGCAGTGATTCTCAAAAACCGCAACCATCATGAAGTGACTGATCTGGTGCAGTTTGCCGTGGATAAAGAACTGGATATCAGCTTTATTGAAGAAATGCCCTTGGGCGTGATAGACGAACATCAACGCAGCGAATGTTATTACCCCAGTCATTTGATCAAAAGTGACTTGCAAAACCGTTTCGAGCTGAATGCAGTTACAGACAGTACCGGTGGCCCATCCAGTTACTTTAAAGTGCAGGACAGTCATACCCGTGTGGGCTTTATTTCCCCGCATAGCGCCAATTTTTGCAGCACTTGCAACCGGGTACGTCTGACTGCCGAAGGCCGCTTATTGCTGTGTCTGGGCAATGAAGACTCGGTGGACTTAAAAGCCGTGGTCAGAGCTTATCCCGGCGATATGGATAGGCTGAAACAAACCATCATAGCGGCTATGCAAATCAAGCCGGAAAAACATACCTTTAATATCCACGAACAAGCTATTATCATGCGCCACATGAGCGCAACCGGCGGTTGA
- a CDS encoding type I restriction-modification system subunit M: protein MTSTQQRAALQRQIWQIANEVRGAVDGWDFKQYVLGTLFYRFISENFAGYIEGGDGSINYAELPDSVITPEIKDDAIKTKGYFIYPSQLFTNVAAGANTNDSLNTNLATIFAAIESSASSYPSERDIKGLFADFDTTSNRLGNTVTDKNSRLAAVLKGVSGLDFGDFDGSHIDLFGDAYEFLISNYAANAGKSGGEFFTPQHVSKLIAQLAMHQQTSVNKIYDPACGSGSLLLQAKKHFDAHIIDDGFFGQEINHTTYNLARMNMFLHNINYDKFNIQLGNTLINPHFGDDKPFDAIVSNPPYSVKWIGSDDPTLINDERFAPAGVLAPKSKADFAFVLHALSYLSGKGRAAIVCFPGIFYRGGAEQKIRQYLVDNNYVETIISLAPNLFFGTTIAVNILVLSKHKTDTNIQFIDASGLFKKETNNNLLTDQHIEQIMQVFDSKTDVEHFAKSVNFAAIAASDYNLSVSNYVEAKDNREVVDIAQLNAELKITVAKIDRLRAEIDAIMAEIKGDTT from the coding sequence ATGACCAGCACCCAACAACGCGCCGCACTGCAACGCCAAATCTGGCAAATCGCCAATGAGGTACGAGGCGCAGTCGATGGCTGGGATTTCAAGCAATATGTACTGGGCACCCTATTTTATCGCTTTATCAGTGAAAACTTTGCCGGCTACATCGAAGGCGGTGACGGCAGCATCAACTATGCAGAACTTCCCGACAGTGTCATCACCCCGGAAATCAAAGACGATGCCATCAAAACCAAGGGCTACTTCATCTACCCCAGTCAGTTGTTTACAAATGTTGCTGCGGGCGCCAATACCAACGACAGCTTGAATACGAATTTGGCCACCATCTTTGCCGCCATCGAAAGCTCCGCCAGCAGTTACCCATCAGAGCGTGATATTAAAGGCCTGTTTGCTGATTTTGATACCACCAGCAACCGACTAGGTAACACCGTGACCGACAAAAACAGCCGATTGGCCGCCGTACTCAAAGGTGTGTCCGGGTTGGATTTTGGCGATTTTGACGGCAGCCACATTGACTTGTTTGGCGATGCCTACGAATTTTTAATCTCCAACTACGCCGCCAATGCCGGTAAATCCGGTGGCGAGTTTTTTACCCCGCAACACGTGTCCAAGCTGATTGCGCAACTGGCCATGCACCAGCAAACCAGCGTTAATAAAATTTATGACCCCGCCTGTGGTTCCGGCTCACTGCTGCTGCAAGCCAAAAAGCATTTTGACGCCCACATTATTGACGACGGTTTTTTTGGTCAGGAAATCAATCACACCACCTACAACCTGGCGCGGATGAACATGTTTTTGCATAACATCAACTACGACAAGTTCAATATTCAGTTGGGCAATACCCTGATCAACCCGCACTTTGGTGATGACAAACCCTTTGATGCCATTGTCTCCAACCCACCTTACTCGGTAAAATGGATAGGCAGCGATGACCCCACCCTGATTAACGACGAACGCTTTGCCCCGGCTGGCGTATTAGCCCCTAAATCTAAAGCCGACTTTGCCTTTGTGCTGCATGCGCTGAGTTACCTCTCCGGCAAAGGTCGCGCCGCTATTGTCTGCTTCCCCGGTATTTTTTACCGTGGTGGCGCCGAGCAGAAAATCCGCCAATATCTGGTGGATAACAACTATGTCGAGACCATCATCTCACTCGCGCCCAACCTGTTTTTTGGCACCACCATCGCCGTGAATATTTTGGTGCTGTCCAAACACAAAACCGACACCAATATCCAGTTTATTGATGCCAGCGGCCTATTTAAAAAGGAAACCAATAACAATCTGCTGACTGACCAGCACATCGAACAGATCATGCAGGTGTTCGATAGCAAAACGGATGTTGAACATTTTGCCAAGTCGGTGAATTTTGCTGCCATTGCCGCCAGCGACTACAACCTGAGTGTGAGCAACTACGTCGAAGCCAAAGACAACCGCGAAGTGGTGGATATTGCTCAGCTCAATGCCGAACTGAAAATTACGGTGGCAAAAATCGACCGACTGCGGGCGGAGATTGATGCCATTATGGCGGAGATTAAAGGAGATACTACATGA
- a CDS encoding restriction endonuclease subunit S, which translates to MSNLHYMEKLLDGTEVEWKPLEQVAKIKHGKDWKGLDAGNVPVYGSGGIMGYVGAYSYNKPSVLIPRKGSITNIFYIESPFWNVDTIFYTEIDRSLIIPKFLYYFIKTIDLMALDTGSGRPSLTQAILNKIPIPIPSPENPEKSLEIQAEIVRILDAFTELTAELTAELTTEITARKKQYNYYRDQLLNFEEGDVEWKTLGGMAENLDSMRKPITSGLRESGSIPYYGASGIVDYVKGYIFDGDFLLVSEDGANLVARNTPIAFSISGKSWVNNHAHVLKFETYAERRYVEYYLNSINLTPHISGAAQPKLNKKNLESINIPNPSPEEKERIVTILDKFDALTNSINEGLPREIELRQKQYEYYRNLLLSSPKPEEVAA; encoded by the coding sequence GTGAGTAACTTGCATTATATGGAAAAACTGCTGGATGGTACTGAGGTGGAGTGGAAACCTTTGGAGCAAGTAGCGAAAATAAAGCATGGCAAAGACTGGAAAGGCTTAGACGCAGGCAATGTTCCAGTCTACGGTTCGGGCGGTATTATGGGATATGTCGGCGCATATTCATATAACAAGCCATCAGTTCTGATACCTCGAAAAGGCTCGATTACAAATATTTTCTATATTGAGTCGCCATTCTGGAATGTTGATACAATTTTCTATACAGAAATTGATAGGTCACTAATTATACCGAAGTTTCTTTATTATTTTATTAAAACAATTGATCTGATGGCTCTAGATACCGGTTCAGGAAGACCGAGCCTGACACAGGCTATATTGAATAAAATCCCTATCCCTATCCCAAGCCCTGAAAACCCAGAAAAATCGCTTGAGATTCAAGCCGAAATCGTCCGCATTTTGGACGCATTCACCGAGCTTACCGCCGAGCTTACCGCCGAACTTACCACCGAGATTACCGCTCGCAAAAAACAATACAACTACTATCGCGACCAATTGTTGAATTTTGAAGAAGGAGACGTGGAGTGGAAGACGTTGGGGGGGATGGCAGAGAATCTTGATTCGATGAGAAAACCTATAACGAGTGGCTTAAGAGAATCTGGCTCTATTCCGTACTATGGTGCATCAGGCATTGTCGATTACGTTAAAGGCTATATTTTCGATGGAGATTTTTTGCTTGTTTCCGAAGACGGCGCAAATTTGGTGGCGCGAAATACCCCAATAGCCTTTAGCATCAGTGGGAAAAGCTGGGTGAACAATCACGCACACGTCCTTAAATTCGAGACATACGCTGAGCGTAGATATGTGGAATATTATTTAAATAGCATTAATTTAACGCCTCATATCTCCGGTGCAGCTCAGCCAAAGCTAAACAAAAAGAATTTAGAAAGCATCAACATTCCGAATCCTTCCCCCGAAGAAAAAGAGCGCATTGTCACCATTTTGGACAAATTCGACGCCCTTACCAACTCCATCAACGAAGGCTTGCCGCGCGAAATTGAATTGCGCCAAAAGCAATACGAGTACTACCGTAATTTGCTGTTGAGTTCCCCCAAGCCCGAAGAGGTAGCGGCATAA
- the fic gene encoding protein adenylyltransferase Fic has translation MILENKLNITHQVELAKTEEKISKQKARQLFDSGDINQVDVGKFSGLAFIHSYLFGDIYEFAGKLRDVNIAKGNFRFAPLMYLEPSLKHIDSMPQGSFAEIIEKYVEMNIAHPFREGNGRAARIWLDLMLKTEIKKVVDWNLVDKEEYLSAMQRSVVRDVEIKALLKPALTDQIDDRALFMKGIDVSYYYEGYSEFKTEEL, from the coding sequence ATGATTTTGGAAAATAAACTAAACATCACCCATCAAGTTGAGCTTGCCAAGACGGAAGAAAAAATCAGCAAGCAAAAGGCCAGACAGCTGTTTGACTCTGGCGATATTAACCAGGTGGATGTGGGTAAATTTTCCGGGTTGGCATTTATCCATAGCTATTTGTTTGGGGATATTTATGAGTTTGCCGGCAAACTCCGCGACGTGAATATAGCCAAAGGCAACTTTCGTTTCGCGCCGCTAATGTATTTAGAGCCATCGTTAAAACATATTGACTCTATGCCACAAGGCAGTTTTGCTGAAATTATCGAAAAATATGTCGAAATGAATATTGCCCACCCGTTTCGCGAGGGCAATGGTCGTGCCGCCCGCATCTGGCTTGACCTGATGCTGAAAACAGAAATTAAAAAAGTGGTGGACTGGAACTTGGTGGACAAGGAGGAATATCTGTCCGCCATGCAACGCAGTGTGGTGAGAGATGTTGAAATTAAAGCCCTGCTCAAACCAGCCTTAACCGATCAAATTGATGACCGCGCCCTGTTTATGAAGGGTATTGATGTGAGCTATTACTACGAAGGCTATAGTGAATTTAAAACTGAGGAACTGTAG
- a CDS encoding YajD family HNH nuclease, with product MSVNKADQIIAQARRYKEDREKGYREQALKLYPWICGRCTREFDHKNLRELTVHHRDHNHDNNPGDGSNWELLCVYCHDNEHQRFEEQVRYGSKGGGTDSKSPVATFSPFADLKKMMQKD from the coding sequence ATGTCAGTCAATAAAGCCGATCAAATTATCGCCCAGGCCCGGCGTTATAAAGAAGACCGCGAAAAAGGTTACCGGGAACAGGCTTTAAAACTTTATCCCTGGATTTGCGGACGCTGTACCCGCGAGTTTGACCATAAGAACCTGCGCGAACTGACGGTACATCATCGTGACCATAATCACGACAATAACCCGGGAGATGGCAGCAACTGGGAATTGTTATGCGTGTATTGTCATGATAACGAGCACCAGCGTTTTGAAGAACAGGTTCGCTACGGCAGCAAGGGCGGCGGAACCGACAGCAAATCTCCGGTGGCAACCTTTAGTCCATTTGCCGATCTGAAAAAAATGATGCAGAAGGACTAA